One Campylobacter pinnipediorum subsp. caledonicus genomic window carries:
- a CDS encoding DUF411 domain-containing protein — MKKIVLSSLVLVGLLQAQMIEVYKSPSCGCCSNWEKNMNQNGFETKEIKTDEIISIKSKYKVPLELSSCHTAVVDGYVVEGHVPADEIKSLLAKKPKDVLGISVPGMPLESLGMEQGSVPETYDVVAFKEDGSREVVATYIGSKKIK; from the coding sequence ATGAAAAAAATTGTTTTATCTAGTTTGGTTCTTGTTGGCTTATTACAAGCTCAGATGATTGAAGTTTATAAATCTCCTAGTTGTGGATGTTGTTCTAATTGGGAAAAAAATATGAATCAAAATGGTTTTGAAACTAAAGAGATAAAAACAGATGAAATAATATCTATAAAATCTAAATACAAAGTTCCATTAGAACTATCATCTTGCCACACAGCTGTTGTTGATGGTTATGTTGTTGAGGGACATGTTCCTGCCGATGAGATAAAATCTCTTTTAGCAAAAAAACCAAAAGATGTTTTAGGAATTAGTGTTCCTGGAATGCCACTTGAAAGTCTTGGTATGGAGCAAGGAAGTGTGCCAGAAACTTATGATGTAGTTGCTTTTAAAGAGGACGGTTCAAGGGAAGTTGTTGCTACATATATAGGAAGTAAAAAAATTAAATAA